In Eriocheir sinensis breed Jianghai 21 chromosome 30, ASM2467909v1, whole genome shotgun sequence, the following are encoded in one genomic region:
- the LOC127005430 gene encoding uncharacterized protein LOC127005430: MRDPRRITHHLSTTLYLSMLLWGGGGGGGGGGGEGGGGREGGGGGRGGSGGVEAGNHIVGRSIEGRGFEGGGGGGGGGGLGIRGGAFASEIGGGREYGGGGGGDGGGRVEVIASEIEGRLGRKGGGGGGGGERGIGRVIAGGGGGGGIRGVLASEIGGGRGRRLKGRGYEGGGGGGGGRSIRGGGGGLGVGSKIRIGGIGKGGRGGGGGGGGGGGGGGGGRGGGSEIRGGRGVEGREFEGGGGGGGGGGGGEMIARKTEEGGGGGGEGGGGGRGEKREVVSEEEEVGVGGVALGLTSSSSSSSSSSSSSSSSSSSSSCDISQFACDNGGCVALSSFCDGQAHCTDYSDEPPGCTVCNRTYYGMVDHTYQLEVPAPPASRAGPPASSAQAHPLLLLGGTPSESFKCVLTLAALGGHHGDILQVTFSEFHVGHFNVASAAEGSDVTGKMSLNNIAGEDPGIGGVEIGEGGLGLSTNPPGAIGGLRHVGGCEGDHVTIEEPKLRERGGRWCGEGSGLNVYFSETDSVVVTLHAAATTQGEYFDNPLRFKIKYKFLPRARAEVRYGRGGAKYRGDEVRNSVCSRVFQGCRARRCRLQSPNFPGLYPRNVTCYYLVKALPPPTRHLLPLVTLSQANDRLLHVGRQGLGGRVSPEARLRQDGECRAPEDFLLVYDGGSMKAPLLARLCGTASLPNITSSGPEMLVVFQAATSGRMNHLPNLVAGFELRAHVVFMREAAGRVANSVCDYVLQSDGGSRGTVSSPVFALPANSSCTYRFDGRRGEAVWLYFTKYHRAGAPQARPSHSPCPNRLAIYDGDKEVAGAARLMGEFCEDQLPPTCVRARQRGLVSQPCGRGESFLSSGSSLVVTQRFTDGTALLPLRYAIHYEFVRRGEAGRQPGSDCDHDFSSARSRKGHFRSPENVFLYGRGGKASLSCRYSFTPRADEAVTVRVTSLGFRGNMCKTVHNTQSDLFECIARLPGSAVLEAWEEPWALTRLPLGCLCDASAAPATFRSQARRVHLRFAIKDMSWAQDFNDFFFEAEYEFQAAAACGGAHVLNGSTGAIVVGERGEACQTLPWKIVAREASHLYLNVPGYHAASQRCVTNNRVVVYGSHTARPIKAVCPDPTATHGVHVFSSGWTAVLDYAEPRPDSLIIRYLAREPATYRLTWLEVRREPRPSALESHKGGLKRDRPTTTAAAAASCPHLCPQIDACISGDLWCDGARHCPSGADETSATCLYLSVPWLYVGVAGAGVGVVLVALAAALVGVRVYRRGKVKRKKKKEAQQLMTREVILPLNFHKENIY, encoded by the exons aTGCGAGACCCACGGAGAATCACGCACCACCTATCCACAACTTTGTACCTATCCATGCttctgtggggaggaggaggaggaggaggaggaggaggaggtgaaggaggaggaggaagggaaggaggaggaggaggaagaggaggcagtggaggtgTGGAGGCTGGTAATCACATTGTAGGAAGATctatagaaggaagaggatttgaaggaggaggaggaggaggaggaggaggagggttaggaatCAGAGGAGGAGCGTTTGCCagtgaaataggaggaggaagagaatatggaggaggaggaggaggagatggaggaggaagagtagaggttATAGCTAGTGAAAttgaaggaagattaggaagaaaaggaggaggaggaggaggaggaggagaaagaggaataggaagagtaatagcaggaggaggaggaggaggaggtataagaggaGTATTAGctagtgaaattggaggaggaagaggaagaagattaaaaggaagaggctatgaaggaggaggaggaggaggaggaggaagaagtataagaggaggaggaggtggattaggAGTAGGTAGCAAAATACGAATaggaggaatagggaaaggaggaagaggaggaggcggaggaggaggaggaggaggcggaggaggaggagggggaagaggaggaggcagtgaaataagaggaggaagaggagtggagggcAGAGaattcgaaggaggaggaggaggaggaggaggaggaggaggaggagaaatgatagcaagaaaaacagaagaaggaggaggaggaggaggcgaaggaggaggaggaggaagaggagaaaaaagagaagtcgtaagcgaagaagaagaggtaggagtGGGCGGAGTAGCACTAGgccttacatcctcctcctcatcttcctcctcctcctcatcctcttcctcctcctcctcctcctcctcctcgtgcgaCATCTCCCAGTTCGCGTGTGACAACGGAGGCTGCGTCGCCCTCAGCTCCTTCTGCGACGGGCAAGCTCACTGCACCGACTACTCCGACGAGCCCCCGGGATGCACAG TCTGCAATCGCACCTACTACGGGATGGTGGATCACACGTACCAGCTGGAGGTCCCTGCGCCCCCTGCCTCCCGCGCCGGCCCCCCAGCCTCGTCAGCGCAGGCCCACCCCCTCCTGCTGCTGGGGGGCACGCCATCAGAGAGCTTCAAGTGCGTGCTGACCCTGGCGGCGCTGGGGGGACACCACGGGGATATCCTCCAGGTCACGTTCTCCGAGTTCCACGTGGGGCATTTCAACGTGGCTTCGgcgg cCGAGGGAAGCGACGTCACCGGGAAAATGAGCCTCAATAACATAGCCGGCGAAGACCCAGGCATCGGAGGAGTCGAAATCGGCGAAGGAGGACTAGGACTCTCAACGAACCCTCCAGGAGCCATCGGGGGGCTGAGGCACGTCGGGGGCTGCGAGGGGGACCACGTGACCATCGAGGAACCGAAGCTGAGGGAGCGAGGCGGGCGGTGGTGCGGGGAAGGGAGTGGGCTTAACGTGTACTTCAGCGAGACGGACTCTGTGGTGGTGACTCTGCACGCGGCGGCGACAACCCAGGGAGAGTACTTCGATAACCCACTCCGCTTCAAGATCAA GTACAAGTTCCTGCCGCGGGCGCGCGCCGAGGTGCGGTACGGGCGTGGCGGCGCCAAGTACCGCGGCGACGAGGTGCGGAACAGCGTGTGCAGCCGCGTGTTCCAGGGCTGCCGCGCGCGCCGCTGCCGCCTGCAGTCCCCGAACTTCCCGGGCCTGTACCCGCGCAACGTGACCTGCTACTACCTGGTGAAGGCGCTGCCGCCCCCCACGCGCCACCTGCTGCCGCTGGTCACGCTCAGCCAGGCCAACGACCGCCTGCTGCACGTGGGCCGCCAGGGCCTGGGCGGCCGCGTGTCACCAGAGGCGCGGCTGCGGCAGGACGGGGAGTGCCGCGCCCCCGAGGACTTCCTGCTGGTGTACGACGGCGGCTCCATGAAGGCGCCGCTGCTGGCGCGCCTCTGCGGCACCGCCTCGCTGCCCAACATCACCTCCAGCGGCCCCGAGATGCTGGTGGTGTTCCAGGCCGCCACCTCCGGCAGGATGAACCACCTGCCCAACCTGGTGGCGGGCTTCGAGCTGCGCGCCCACGTGGTGTTCATGCGCGAGGCCGCGGGCCGCGTCGCCAACTCCGTGTGCGACTACGTGCTGCAGAGCGACGGCGGCTCGCGCGGAACCGTGTCCAGCCCCGTGTTCGCGCTGCCCGCCAACTCCTCCTGCACCTACCGCTTCGAcgggcggcgcggcgaggccgTGTGGCTCTATTTCACCAAGTACCACCGCGCAGGGGCGCCCCAGGCCCGCCCCAGCCACTCGCCCTGCCCCAACCGCCTCGCCATCTACGACGGCGACAaggaggtggcgggggcggcGCGCCTCATGGGGGAATTCTGCGAAGATCAGCTGCCGCCCACGTGTGTGCGGGCGCGCCAGCGCGGCCTGGTGAGCCAGCCCTGCGGGCGCGGCGAGAGCTTCCTGTCCTCGGGGTCGTCGCTGGTGGTGACGCAGCGCTTCACGGACGGCACGGCGCTGCTGCCGCTGCGCTACGCCATCCACTACGAGTTCGTGCGCCGCGGCGAGGCGGGCCGCCAGCCCGGCAGCGACTGCGACCACGACTTCAGCAGCGCGCGCAGCCGCAAGGGCCACTTCCGCTCCCCCGAGAACGTGTTCCTGTACGGCCGCGGCGGCAAGGCGTCGCTCTCCTGCCGCTACTCCTTCACGCCGCGCGCCGACGAGGCCGTGACGGTGCGCGTCACCAGCCTGGGCTTCCGCGGCAACATGTGCAAGACGGTGCACAACACGCAGTCCGACCTCTTTGAGTGCATCGCGCGCCTGCCCGGCTCGGCGGTGCTGGAGGCGTGGGAGGAGCCCTGGGCCCTCACGCGCCTGCCGCTGGGATGCCTCTGCGACGCCTCCGCCGCGCCCGCCACCTTCCGCAGCCAGGCGCGCCGCGTGCACCTCAGGTTCGCCATCAAGGACATGTCTTGGGCGCAGGACTTCAACGACTTCTTCTTCGAGGCCGAGTACGAGTTCCAGGCCGCGGCGGCGTGCGGCGGCGCGCACGTCCTCAACGGGTCGACGGGCGCCATCGTGGTGGGCGAGCGCGGCGAGGCGTGCCAGACGCTGCCCTGGAAGATCGTGGCACGCGAGGCGAGCCACCTGTACCTGAACGTGCCCGGCTACCACGCCGCCAGCCAGCGCTGCGTCACCAACAACCGCGTGGTGGTGTACGGCAGCCACACGGCGCGGCCCATCAAGGCCGTGTGCCCCGACCCCACCGCAACGCACGGCGTGCACGTCTTCTCCTCGGGCTGGACGGCCGTGCTGGACTACGCCGAGCCGCGCCCCGACTCCCTCATCATCCGCTACCTGGCGCGCGAGCCCGCCACCTACCGCCTCACCTGGCTGGAGGTGCGCCGCGAGCCGCGCCCCTCCGCGCTAGAGTCCCACAAGGGCGGCCTCAAACGTGaccgccccaccaccaccgccgccgccgccgcctcgtgcCCGCACCTGTGCCCGCAGATCGACGCGTGCATCAGCGGAGACCTCTGGTGCGACGGCGCACGGCACTGCCCCAGCGGCGCCGACGAGACCAGCGCCACCTGCCTGTACCTCAGCGTGCCCTGGCTGTACGTGGGCGTGGCGGGGGCGGGCGTGGGCGTGGTGCTGGTGGCGCTGGCGGCGGCGCTGGTGGGCGTGCGCGTGTACCGGCGCGGCAAGGTCAAacgcaagaagaagaaggaggcgcaGCAGCTCATGACGCGGGAGGTGATCCTGCCGCTCAACTTCCACAAGGAGAACATCTACTGA